A single window of Streptomyces cathayae DNA harbors:
- a CDS encoding calcium:proton antiporter, translated as MNRWVKGLTSRWTTVMPVLAVVLLLFTWGRELPGAVVAVAVVVLAAAVLAAVHHAEVVAHRVGEPFGSLVLAVAVTIIEVALIVTLMIDGGPETASLARDTVFAAVMITCNGILGLSLLVGSLRHGTAVFNPEGAGAALATVATLAGLTLVLPTFTTSKPGPEFSAVQLTFAAVTSLILYGLFVATQTVRHRDYFLPVQKLGRQGMPVTKVEDEDEHADAPSNRTALISLGLLGLALVGVVGLAKGVSPAIESGVSAAGLPHAVVGVIIALLVLLPETIAAVRAAQRNRVQTSVNLALGSAMASIGLSIPAVAIASFWLSGPLVLGLGNTHMVLLALTVMVGALTVRPGRATPLQGGVHLVILAAYLELALNP; from the coding sequence ATGAACAGGTGGGTCAAAGGGCTGACGAGCCGGTGGACGACCGTCATGCCGGTGCTCGCCGTGGTGCTCCTGCTGTTCACCTGGGGACGCGAACTGCCCGGAGCGGTCGTCGCCGTGGCGGTCGTCGTGCTGGCGGCAGCGGTGCTGGCCGCCGTGCACCACGCGGAGGTGGTGGCCCACCGGGTCGGTGAACCCTTCGGTTCACTGGTCCTCGCGGTCGCCGTCACGATCATCGAGGTCGCGCTGATCGTCACCTTGATGATCGACGGGGGGCCCGAGACCGCGTCCCTGGCCAGGGACACCGTCTTCGCAGCCGTGATGATCACCTGTAACGGCATCCTCGGCCTGAGTCTTCTGGTCGGCTCACTGCGCCACGGCACGGCCGTCTTCAACCCGGAAGGCGCCGGCGCGGCGCTCGCCACCGTGGCGACGCTGGCGGGACTCACCCTCGTGCTGCCGACGTTCACCACCAGCAAGCCCGGGCCGGAGTTCTCCGCGGTGCAACTCACCTTCGCCGCGGTCACCTCACTGATCCTCTACGGCTTGTTCGTCGCCACCCAGACCGTTCGACATCGTGACTACTTCCTGCCCGTACAGAAGCTGGGCAGGCAGGGCATGCCGGTCACGAAGGTCGAGGACGAGGACGAGCACGCCGACGCGCCCTCCAACCGCACCGCGCTGATCAGCCTCGGACTGCTCGGCCTGGCCCTGGTCGGGGTGGTCGGCCTGGCCAAAGGAGTCTCGCCCGCCATCGAGTCCGGTGTATCGGCTGCCGGGCTGCCCCACGCCGTCGTCGGTGTGATCATCGCGCTGTTGGTCCTGCTTCCCGAGACCATCGCGGCCGTGCGGGCCGCGCAGCGCAACCGCGTGCAGACCAGCGTCAACCTCGCACTCGGTTCGGCGATGGCCAGTATCGGACTGAGCATCCCCGCGGTCGCGATCGCGTCCTTCTGGCTCTCCGGTCCGCTCGTTCTGGGCCTCGGCAACACGCATATGGTGCTGCTCGCCCTGACCGTGATGGTCGGCGCCCTGACCGTACGCCCCGGCCGGGCCACACCGCTCCAGGGCGGGGTGCACCTGGTGATCCTCGCCGCCTATCTCGAACTGGCGCTCAACCCGTGA
- a CDS encoding carbohydrate kinase family protein — protein sequence MIVVAGEALIDLVPRGAGALAALTPALGGGPFNTAVALGRLGSPAAFCSRVSRDAFGEALLGRLRETGVAVSAVQRGDEPTTLAVATVGADGSAVYSFYVEGTADRLFTAPRVLPPGTRAVSFGTCSLVLEPGASAYEELMRAAHARGVFTTLDPNIRPGLIPDADAYRARFERWLPSVSLLKLSEEDARWLGGTPEEWLAAGPAAVVVTRGGDGLTAFTRDGGEHSVPGEPVEVVDTIGAGDTVNAALLHGLATRDALGEREMSALGADGWGGVLGFAARAAAITCSRAGAEPPYAHELAG from the coding sequence GTGATCGTCGTAGCCGGTGAGGCACTGATCGACCTGGTACCGCGGGGCGCGGGCGCGCTCGCGGCACTGACGCCGGCACTCGGCGGCGGCCCCTTCAACACGGCGGTGGCGCTGGGCCGCCTCGGCTCCCCCGCCGCGTTCTGCTCCCGGGTGTCCCGCGACGCCTTCGGCGAGGCTCTGCTGGGCCGGCTGCGCGAGACCGGTGTGGCGGTCTCGGCGGTGCAGCGGGGCGACGAACCGACGACGCTCGCCGTCGCCACGGTCGGCGCGGACGGCTCCGCGGTCTACTCGTTCTACGTGGAGGGGACCGCGGACCGGCTGTTCACGGCACCCCGGGTGTTGCCGCCCGGCACCCGCGCGGTGTCCTTCGGCACCTGCTCGCTCGTGCTGGAGCCGGGGGCGAGCGCGTACGAGGAGCTGATGCGCGCCGCTCACGCGCGCGGCGTGTTCACGACGCTGGATCCCAACATCCGGCCGGGGCTGATTCCGGACGCCGACGCCTACCGGGCCCGGTTCGAGAGGTGGCTGCCGTCGGTGTCGCTGCTGAAGCTGTCGGAGGAGGACGCCCGGTGGCTCGGCGGCACCCCCGAGGAGTGGCTGGCGGCCGGTCCGGCGGCGGTCGTGGTCACCCGGGGCGGTGACGGGCTGACCGCCTTCACCCGGGACGGCGGTGAGCACTCCGTGCCGGGTGAGCCGGTCGAGGTGGTGGACACGATCGGCGCGGGCGACACGGTCAACGCGGCGCTGCTGCACGGCCTGGCGACCCGGGACGCGCTCGGTGAGCGGGAGATGTCCGCTCTGGGCGCGGACGGATGGGGGGGCGTGCTCGGTTTCGCGGCCCGCGCGGCGGCGATCACCTGCTCACGCGCGGGCGCGGAACCCCCGTACGCCCACGAGCTGGCGGGCTGA
- a CDS encoding MBL fold metallo-hydrolase, translated as MTYSGQVTVGGPADVHELKDLMITKVAVGPMDNNAYLLRCRATDEQLLIDAANDADTLLGSIGDDGIASVVTTHRHGDHWQALARVVAATGARTHAGRDDAEGIPVPTDVLVDDGDTIRVGRVELTARHLVGHTPGSIALVYDDPHGHPHVFTGDCLFPGGVGNTHQDPKAFASLIHDVETKIFDVLPDETWVYPGHGDDTTLGAERPQMPEWRARGW; from the coding sequence ATGACCTACAGCGGGCAGGTGACGGTCGGCGGGCCGGCCGATGTGCACGAACTCAAGGACCTGATGATCACCAAGGTCGCGGTCGGGCCCATGGACAACAACGCCTATCTCCTGCGTTGCCGGGCCACCGACGAGCAGCTGCTGATCGACGCGGCCAACGACGCGGACACCCTGCTGGGCTCGATCGGTGACGACGGCATCGCGTCCGTCGTCACCACCCACCGGCACGGCGACCACTGGCAGGCGCTCGCCCGGGTCGTGGCGGCCACCGGCGCGCGCACCCACGCGGGCCGGGACGACGCCGAGGGCATCCCGGTGCCGACGGACGTCCTGGTCGACGACGGCGACACGATCCGGGTGGGGCGGGTGGAGCTCACCGCGCGCCATCTCGTCGGTCACACGCCCGGCTCGATCGCCCTCGTCTACGACGATCCGCACGGGCATCCCCATGTGTTCACGGGGGACTGCCTGTTCCCGGGCGGTGTGGGCAACACCCACCAGGATCCGAAGGCGTTCGCCAGCCTGATCCACGACGTGGAGACCAAGATCTTCGACGTGCTCCCGGACGAGACCTGGGTCTACCCCGGACACGGCGACGACACCACGCTGGGCGCGGAACGTCCGCAGATGCCGGAGTGGCGCGCCCGGGGCTGGTGA
- the uvrA gene encoding excinuclease ABC subunit UvrA, translating into MADRLIVRGAREHNLKNVSLDLPRDSLIVFTGLSGSGKSSLAFDTIFAEGQRRYVESLSSYARQFLGQMDKPDVDFIEGLSPAVSIDQKSTSRNPRSTVGTITEVYDYLRLLFARIGKPHCPECARPISRQSPQAIVDRVLELPEGSRFQVLSPLVRERKGEFADLFADLQTKGYSRARVDGETVQLSRPPTLKKQEKHTIEVVVDRLTVKDSAKRRLTDSVETALGLSGGMVVLDFVDLPEDDPERERMFSEHLYCPYDDLSFEELEPRSFSFNSPFGACPECTGIGTRMEVDPELIVPDEEKSLDEGAIHPWSHGHTKDYFARLIGALAEALGFRTDIPFAGLPQRAKKALLNGHKTQVEVRYRNRYGRERRYTTAFEGAVPFVKRRHSEAESDASRERFEGYMREVACPSCAGTRLKPIVLAVTVMEKSIAEVSAMSISECADFLGALKLTARDKKIAERVLKEVNERLRFLVDVGLDYLSLNRAAGTLSGGEAQRIRLATQIGSGLVGVLYVLDEPSIGLHQRDNHRLIETLVRLRDMGNTLIVVEHDEDTIKVADWIVDIGPGAGEHGGRVVHSGALKELLDNAESQTGQYLSGKKAIPLPEVRRPQDPARRLTVHGARENNLRDIDVSFPLGVFTAVTGVSGSGKSTLVNDILYTHLARELNGARSVPGRHTRVDGDDLVDKVVHVDQSPIGRTPRSNPATYTGVFDHVRKLFAETAEAKVRGYLPGRFSFNVKGGRCENCAGDGTIKIEMNFLPDVYVPCEVCHGARYNRETLEVHYKGKSVADVLNMPIEEAMHFFEAVPAISRHMKTLHDVGLGYVRLGQAATTLSGGEAQRVKLASELQKRSTGRTVYVLDEPTTGLHFEDISKLLAVLSGLVDKGNTVIVIEHNLDVIKTADWVVDMGPEGGAGGGLVVAEGTPEQVAAVSTSHTGKFLRDVLGANRISDAASVPAPRKTAAKTAAKKTAAAQATTRKTAATAKTGAKATPRAAKA; encoded by the coding sequence GTGGCCGACCGTCTCATCGTCCGTGGAGCGCGCGAGCACAACCTGAAGAACGTCTCGCTCGACCTCCCCCGCGACTCGCTCATCGTCTTCACGGGCCTGTCGGGGTCGGGCAAGTCCTCGCTGGCCTTCGACACGATCTTCGCCGAGGGCCAGCGGCGCTACGTGGAGTCGCTCTCCTCGTACGCCCGGCAGTTCCTCGGCCAGATGGACAAGCCGGACGTCGACTTCATCGAGGGCCTGTCCCCGGCGGTCTCCATCGACCAGAAGTCGACCTCGCGCAACCCGCGCTCCACGGTCGGCACCATCACCGAGGTCTACGACTACCTGCGGCTGCTCTTCGCGCGCATCGGCAAGCCGCACTGCCCCGAGTGCGCCCGACCCATCTCGCGCCAGTCGCCGCAGGCCATCGTCGACCGGGTGCTGGAGCTGCCGGAGGGCAGCCGGTTCCAGGTGCTCTCCCCGCTGGTGCGCGAGCGCAAGGGCGAGTTCGCCGACCTCTTCGCCGACCTCCAGACCAAGGGCTACTCCCGCGCGCGGGTGGACGGCGAGACCGTCCAGCTCTCCCGGCCGCCCACGCTGAAGAAGCAGGAGAAGCACACCATCGAGGTGGTCGTCGACCGCCTCACGGTGAAGGACAGCGCCAAGCGCCGGCTCACCGACTCCGTCGAGACCGCGCTCGGCCTGTCCGGCGGCATGGTCGTGCTCGACTTCGTCGACCTCCCGGAGGACGACCCCGAGCGCGAGCGCATGTTCTCCGAGCACCTGTACTGCCCGTACGACGACCTGTCCTTCGAGGAGCTGGAGCCCCGCTCCTTCTCCTTCAACTCGCCCTTCGGCGCCTGCCCCGAGTGCACCGGCATCGGCACGCGCATGGAGGTCGACCCGGAGCTGATCGTCCCCGACGAGGAGAAGAGCCTCGACGAGGGCGCCATCCACCCCTGGTCGCACGGCCACACCAAGGACTACTTCGCCCGTCTGATCGGCGCCCTCGCCGAGGCGCTGGGCTTCCGCACGGACATCCCCTTCGCCGGTCTGCCGCAGCGCGCGAAGAAGGCCCTGCTCAACGGCCACAAGACCCAGGTCGAGGTCCGCTACCGCAACCGGTACGGGAGGGAGCGCCGGTACACGACGGCCTTCGAGGGCGCCGTCCCCTTCGTCAAGCGCCGGCACAGCGAGGCCGAGAGCGACGCCAGCCGCGAGCGCTTCGAGGGCTACATGCGCGAGGTGGCCTGCCCCTCCTGCGCGGGCACCCGCCTCAAGCCCATCGTTCTCGCCGTCACCGTCATGGAGAAGTCGATCGCCGAGGTCTCGGCCATGTCGATCAGCGAGTGCGCGGACTTCCTCGGCGCCCTCAAGCTCACCGCCCGCGACAAGAAGATCGCCGAGCGCGTGCTGAAGGAGGTCAACGAGCGGCTGCGCTTCCTGGTCGACGTCGGCCTCGACTACCTCTCGCTGAACCGCGCCGCGGGCACGCTCTCCGGCGGCGAGGCCCAACGCATCCGCCTGGCCACCCAGATCGGCTCCGGCCTGGTGGGCGTCCTGTACGTCCTCGACGAGCCGTCCATCGGCCTGCACCAGCGCGACAACCACCGGCTGATCGAGACCCTGGTCAGGCTGCGCGACATGGGCAACACGCTCATCGTCGTCGAGCACGACGAGGACACCATCAAGGTCGCCGACTGGATCGTCGACATCGGTCCGGGAGCCGGCGAGCACGGCGGCAGGGTCGTGCACAGCGGCGCACTGAAGGAACTGCTGGACAACGCGGAGTCGCAGACCGGCCAGTACCTGTCCGGCAAGAAGGCCATCCCGCTGCCGGAGGTCCGCCGCCCGCAGGACCCGGCACGCCGGCTCACGGTGCACGGCGCCCGCGAGAACAACCTGCGGGACATCGACGTGTCCTTCCCCCTGGGGGTCTTCACCGCGGTCACCGGAGTCTCCGGCTCCGGCAAGTCCACCCTGGTCAACGACATCCTGTACACCCACCTGGCCCGCGAGCTGAACGGCGCCCGCAGCGTCCCCGGCCGGCACACGCGGGTGGACGGCGACGACCTCGTCGACAAGGTCGTGCACGTCGACCAGTCGCCCATCGGCCGCACCCCGCGCTCCAACCCGGCCACGTACACCGGTGTCTTCGACCACGTCCGCAAGCTGTTCGCCGAGACGGCCGAGGCCAAGGTCCGCGGCTACCTGCCCGGCCGCTTCTCCTTCAACGTCAAGGGCGGGCGCTGCGAGAACTGCGCGGGCGACGGCACCATCAAGATCGAGATGAACTTCCTCCCGGACGTGTACGTCCCGTGCGAGGTCTGCCACGGCGCCCGCTACAACCGGGAGACCCTGGAGGTCCACTACAAGGGCAAGTCCGTCGCCGACGTCCTGAACATGCCGATCGAAGAGGCCATGCACTTCTTCGAGGCCGTCCCGGCGATCTCCCGCCACATGAAGACGCTCCACGACGTCGGTCTCGGGTACGTCCGGCTCGGCCAGGCCGCCACCACCCTGTCCGGCGGTGAGGCACAGCGGGTCAAGCTCGCGAGCGAGCTGCAGAAGCGCTCCACCGGCCGCACGGTCTACGTCCTGGACGAGCCGACCACGGGCCTGCACTTCGAGGACATCAGCAAGCTGCTGGCGGTCCTCTCCGGTCTGGTCGACAAGGGCAACACGGTCATCGTCATCGAGCACAACCTCGACGTGATCAAGACCGCCGACTGGGTCGTCGACATGGGCCCCGAGGGCGGCGCCGGTGGCGGCCTGGTCGTCGCGGAGGGCACCCCCGAGCAGGTCGCGGCCGTCTCGACCAGCCACACCGGCAAGTTCCTCCGCGACGTCCTGGGAGCGAACCGGATCAGCGACGCCGCCTCGGTGCCCGCCCCCCGCAAGACGGCGGCGAAGACCGCGGCGAAGAAGACGGCCGCCGCCCAGGCCACCACCCGCAAGACCGCGGCGACCGCCAAGACCGGCGCCAAGGCGACGCCCCGGGCGGCCAAGGCCTGA
- a CDS encoding Rieske (2Fe-2S) protein: MSGRPAASRRTVLRGVALTSVAGLGLTACGAPEERLAPPTEPVELGAESEIAPGSTKLFRDHNVVVSRGADDSFTAYSTVCTHASCAVGKLEGTKLICPCHGSEFDATTGKVLREPAVAPLTPLSVEVRNGTIIAGPQA; this comes from the coding sequence ATGTCCGGCCGACCCGCCGCGAGCCGTCGTACCGTTCTCAGAGGCGTGGCCCTCACGTCCGTCGCCGGACTCGGCCTCACCGCCTGCGGGGCCCCCGAGGAGAGGCTCGCGCCGCCGACCGAGCCCGTCGAGCTCGGCGCGGAGAGCGAGATCGCCCCGGGGAGCACCAAGCTGTTCCGGGACCACAACGTCGTCGTCAGCCGGGGCGCGGACGACTCCTTCACGGCCTACAGCACCGTCTGCACGCACGCGAGCTGCGCCGTCGGCAAGCTGGAGGGGACGAAGCTGATCTGCCCCTGTCACGGCAGCGAGTTCGACGCCACCACCGGCAAGGTGCTGCGCGAGCCCGCGGTGGCGCCGCTGACACCGCTCTCCGTGGAAGTGCGGAACGGCACGATCATCGCCGGCCCGCAGGCCTGA
- a CDS encoding LacI family DNA-binding transcriptional regulator encodes MATMTDVARSAGVSVATVSHVLNGTRPVLPHTRQAVLDAVEELGYTPNTLARSLVTSRTRSIGLAVSAISNPYFTEILQGIEAAALERGYSLLIADPHDDPEHERKVVQLLHERRVEGLIVAPSAHPRELLAYLGRHRVPAVFLDRVVEDPEGGGPRFDQVCAESAQPVARLVTHLAGLGHRRIALVAGLPGLSTTSERITGYRHGLADAGLPFDERLLVHGDSESAGAERAAGALLSLGAPPTALVTANNAMTIGTLRALRAHGLSVPEDIALCCFDDFAWADLFSPRLTAIAQPGKEIGARAVQVLLDRLAAPDRPARTVRLACTFVHRTSCGCPDRPEQHARPPQPPQTQRPGQKTRQPENQQPEKGNPS; translated from the coding sequence ATGGCGACCATGACGGACGTGGCGCGGAGCGCCGGTGTCTCGGTCGCGACCGTCTCGCACGTCCTGAACGGCACCCGGCCGGTGCTCCCGCACACGCGCCAGGCGGTCCTGGACGCCGTGGAGGAGCTCGGCTACACCCCGAACACCCTGGCCCGCTCGCTGGTCACCTCCCGCACCCGCTCGATCGGGCTCGCGGTGTCGGCGATCAGCAACCCGTACTTCACCGAGATCCTCCAGGGGATCGAGGCGGCTGCCCTGGAGCGCGGCTACAGCCTGCTCATCGCCGACCCGCACGACGACCCGGAGCACGAGCGCAAGGTCGTCCAGCTGCTGCACGAGCGCCGGGTGGAAGGCCTGATCGTCGCGCCTTCCGCGCATCCGCGCGAACTCCTCGCCTACCTCGGGCGCCACCGGGTGCCGGCCGTGTTCCTCGACCGGGTGGTCGAGGACCCGGAGGGCGGCGGTCCGCGCTTCGACCAGGTCTGCGCCGAGAGCGCGCAGCCCGTGGCCCGCCTGGTCACGCACCTCGCCGGGCTCGGCCACCGCCGGATCGCCCTGGTGGCGGGGCTGCCGGGGCTCAGCACCACGTCCGAGCGGATCACCGGGTACCGGCACGGTCTCGCGGACGCGGGGCTGCCGTTCGACGAGCGGCTCCTGGTGCACGGCGACTCCGAGTCGGCCGGCGCCGAACGGGCCGCCGGTGCCCTGCTGTCCCTCGGCGCTCCCCCGACCGCGCTGGTCACCGCCAACAACGCCATGACCATCGGCACGCTGCGCGCCCTGCGCGCCCACGGCCTCTCGGTGCCCGAGGACATCGCGCTGTGCTGCTTCGACGACTTCGCCTGGGCGGACCTGTTCTCGCCCCGGCTGACCGCGATCGCCCAGCCCGGCAAGGAGATCGGCGCCCGGGCCGTCCAGGTGCTCCTGGACCGTCTCGCCGCGCCGGACCGACCCGCGCGGACGGTACGGCTCGCCTGCACCTTCGTGCACCGCACCTCCTGCGGCTGCCCGGACCGGCCGGAGCAGCACGCACGGCCCCCGCAGCCGCCGCAAACACAGCGGCCCGGGCAGAAGACCCGGCAGCCCGAGAACCAGCAGCCCGAGAAAGGGAACCCCTCGTGA
- the aroQ gene encoding type II 3-dehydroquinate dehydratase, with product MPRNLADAPIMILNGPNLNLLGQRQPEIYGSETLTDVEALCAEAAGRHGGTVDLRQSNHEGQLVDWIHEARLNHCGIVINPGAYSHTSVAILDALNTCDGLPVVEVHISNIHRRESFRHHSYVSLRADGVIAGCGVQGYAFAVERIAALAGPGRAQA from the coding sequence GTGCCCCGCAACCTGGCCGACGCCCCGATCATGATTCTCAACGGCCCCAATCTGAACCTGCTCGGGCAGCGTCAGCCGGAGATCTACGGCTCCGAGACGCTCACCGACGTCGAGGCGCTGTGCGCCGAGGCGGCGGGCAGGCACGGGGGCACGGTGGATCTGCGGCAGTCCAACCACGAGGGCCAGCTGGTGGACTGGATCCACGAGGCGCGGCTGAACCACTGCGGCATCGTGATCAACCCCGGTGCCTACTCGCACACCTCCGTCGCGATCCTCGACGCCCTCAACACCTGTGACGGCCTGCCCGTGGTGGAGGTCCACATCTCCAACATCCACCGGCGCGAGTCCTTCCGGCACCACTCCTACGTCTCGCTGCGGGCCGACGGGGTCATCGCGGGGTGCGGGGTGCAGGGCTATGCGTTCGCCGTGGAGCGCATCGCGGCGCTGGCCGGCCCGGGCAGGGCGCAGGCGTAA
- a CDS encoding TerC/Alx family metal homeostasis membrane protein, translated as MDVSLTLWVLTIVGLAALISVDFFIGRKPHDVSIKEAGIWTIVWIVLAVIFGLGLLVFGGGQPAGEFFAGFITEKSLSVDNLFVFVLIMTKFAVPSQYQQRVLLVGVLIALVLRAGFIAAGAAIIANFSWIFYIFGAFLIWTAWKLIKEARAPEEEEEFEENKLLKAAERRFGVADRYHGTKLWIEQNGKRVMTPMLVVMLAIGTTDVLFALDSIPAIFGLTQDPYIVFTANAFALMGLRQLYFLLGGLLSKLVHLAYGLSIILGFIGVKLVLHALHESGVHVPVISIPVSLGVIVSVLVVTTITSLRASRKQAQAEGFADKSSIDV; from the coding sequence GTGGATGTTTCCCTGACCCTGTGGGTCCTGACCATCGTGGGCCTTGCCGCCCTCATCTCGGTCGATTTCTTCATCGGCCGCAAGCCGCACGACGTATCGATCAAGGAAGCCGGGATCTGGACCATCGTCTGGATCGTCCTGGCCGTGATCTTCGGGCTCGGCCTGCTGGTCTTCGGCGGCGGCCAGCCCGCCGGTGAGTTCTTCGCCGGCTTCATCACCGAGAAGTCGCTGAGCGTCGACAACCTCTTCGTCTTCGTCCTGATCATGACGAAATTCGCGGTGCCCTCGCAGTACCAGCAACGGGTGCTCCTCGTCGGTGTGCTCATAGCCCTGGTACTGCGGGCCGGCTTCATCGCCGCGGGCGCCGCGATCATCGCCAACTTCTCGTGGATCTTCTACATCTTCGGCGCCTTCCTCATCTGGACCGCGTGGAAGCTCATCAAGGAGGCCCGCGCTCCCGAAGAGGAGGAGGAGTTCGAGGAGAACAAGCTCCTCAAGGCCGCCGAGCGCCGGTTCGGCGTGGCCGACCGGTACCACGGCACCAAGCTGTGGATCGAGCAGAACGGCAAGCGGGTCATGACCCCGATGCTGGTCGTGATGCTCGCCATCGGTACCACCGACGTGCTCTTCGCGCTCGACTCGATCCCTGCGATCTTCGGCCTGACCCAGGACCCGTACATCGTCTTCACCGCGAACGCGTTCGCCCTGATGGGCCTCAGGCAGCTGTACTTCCTCCTCGGCGGCCTGCTGAGCAAGCTGGTCCACCTGGCCTACGGCCTGTCGATCATCCTCGGCTTCATCGGTGTGAAGCTGGTGCTGCACGCGCTGCACGAGTCCGGGGTACACGTCCCCGTGATCAGCATCCCGGTGTCGCTGGGCGTGATCGTCTCCGTCCTGGTCGTCACCACGATCACCAGCCTGCGGGCCTCCAGGAAGCAGGCCCAGGCCGAGGGCTTTGCCGACAAGAGCAGCATCGACGTCTGA
- a CDS encoding maleylpyruvate isomerase family mycothiol-dependent enzyme, with amino-acid sequence MTDHAHDLASVHDATERLLDAVGTLDNAAVTQSSRLPGWTRGHVLAHLARNADALVNVLEGRPMYASAEAREADIERDAPRPLDVQLADVRETGARFQEVGAAPADWSRTVALRNGVTDRAARVPFRRLIEVELHHVDLGIGYELEDLSAEFTEREIRFLVARFKGHRDVPTTRLTTDDGRTWTTGGGAPDGPVEVEVEGPAADLLGWLAGRRDGSGLTVKNGTLPALPPL; translated from the coding sequence ATGACCGATCACGCTCATGACCTGGCATCCGTCCATGACGCGACCGAGCGGCTGCTCGACGCGGTCGGCACCCTGGACAACGCCGCTGTGACCCAGTCGTCACGGCTTCCCGGCTGGACACGTGGCCATGTGCTGGCCCACCTGGCCCGCAACGCGGACGCCCTCGTGAACGTCCTGGAGGGGCGTCCGATGTACGCCTCCGCCGAGGCCCGGGAGGCCGACATCGAGCGGGACGCCCCGCGCCCCCTCGACGTCCAGCTCGCGGACGTGCGGGAGACCGGGGCCCGCTTCCAGGAGGTGGGCGCGGCGCCTGCGGACTGGTCACGCACCGTGGCACTGCGCAACGGGGTCACGGACCGGGCGGCCCGGGTACCGTTCCGGCGCCTGATCGAGGTGGAGCTCCACCACGTGGACCTCGGCATCGGCTACGAGCTGGAGGATCTTTCGGCGGAGTTCACCGAACGGGAGATCCGCTTCCTGGTGGCACGGTTCAAGGGCCACCGGGACGTGCCCACGACGCGGCTGACCACCGATGACGGCCGGACCTGGACCACCGGCGGCGGGGCGCCGGACGGCCCGGTCGAGGTCGAGGTGGAGGGCCCGGCCGCCGACCTGCTCGGCTGGCTCGCCGGACGCCGCGACGGTTCCGGACTGACGGTGAAGAACGGCACGCTGCCCGCCCTTCCTCCGCTATAG